The Niallia alba genome includes a window with the following:
- a CDS encoding YunC family protein — protein sequence MIDVYPVDIKGHTFIAVSVLLPKTTLLAVKNDKGYIMCGALDVGLLNDKLKDRKIIAGRAVGVRTIEQLLEAPLESVTIEAEAYGIHKGMIGKDALLQMV from the coding sequence ATGATTGATGTGTATCCTGTTGATATCAAGGGACATACCTTTATTGCGGTCTCAGTACTATTGCCTAAAACTACTTTACTTGCTGTGAAAAATGATAAAGGTTATATCATGTGCGGAGCGCTAGATGTAGGATTATTAAATGATAAGCTGAAAGACCGAAAAATAATTGCTGGCAGAGCTGTTGGTGTTAGAACGATTGAACAATTGCTGGAGGCACCTTTAGAATCAGTGACAATAGAAGCCGAAGCGTATGGAATCCATAAAGGTATGATTGGAAAAGATGCATTGTTACAAATGGTTTAA